From the Plodia interpunctella isolate USDA-ARS_2022_Savannah chromosome 5, ilPloInte3.2, whole genome shotgun sequence genome, one window contains:
- the LOC128669917 gene encoding uncharacterized protein LOC128669917, with protein MKFVSLTLLFSVISLGNPTSANVSNPIRFSTNAIIHQLFEMMRNLIRNGSEEEGVPVMDPYDSDLNVNFSKKYFSLNANLTKARFTGLADFYVLKTDFDATEISIDTKIIYPRLKLYSDSYDMEGHIWPAIPLEGHGKFNIEMHHLTVLGKFFLKPSEDGKSILIDRVDNFNFNIKKFFSTTQYDDNFDDIFNTMMDDLLAGYINRFNGYISSLYAQAVVDLLNPTLDKFDTWQILATIL; from the exons atgaaGTTTGTGTCACTAACTCTGCTCTTTTCTGTTATCAGTTTGGGTAATCCGACATCTGCAA ATGTCTCAAACCCTATAAGATTTTCCACGAATGCTATAATTCATCAGTTGTTTGAGATGATGAGAAATTTAATCAGAAACGGCAGTGAGGAGGAAGGCGTGCCGGTTATGGATCCATACGATAGTGACTTGAATGTCAACTTttcaaaaaagtatttcaG CCTCAACGCAAACCTTACGAAGGCCAGGTTCACGGGTTTAGCCGATTTCTACGTGTTAaagacagattttgatgcaacAGAGATTTCTATTGACACTAAAATCATTTATCCACGACTTAAACTTTACTCAG ACTCATATGACATGGAAGGCCATATATGGCCAGCAATACCTTTGGAAGGTCACGGAAAgtttaa CATTGAAATGCACCATTTGACGGTGCTTGGgaaattttttttgaaacCTTCTGAAGATGGAAAGTCTATACTGATTGACAGAGTGGACAACTTCAATTTCaatatcaaaaagtttttt TCGACGACTCAATACGACGACAACTTTGACGACATCTTCAACACCATGATGGATGACCTTCTTGCCGGCTACATCAACCGCTTCAATGGCTACATCTCGTCTCTCTACGCCCAGGCTGTCGTAGACCTGCTCAACCCTACGCTGGACAAGTTTGACACTTGGCAAATACTCGCCACGATTCTCTGA
- the LOC128669684 gene encoding uncharacterized protein LOC128669684: protein MIWRNIAFCAVVIFVVVKCVLTAPAYHHLRGPQYTISTSPDRKTPYIEVRNSTYHGFGPREEARAMCSVKTHEVNATANATITRRLHGVVTSRELHSAIQRLEVIIFGQMQQLWQSLDALRTHLTNDMRTSFPDRRTVSFRYKPGMT, encoded by the exons ATGATTTGGAGAAATATAGCGTTTTGTGCTGTAGTAATTTTTGTTGTGGTGAAGTGCGTCTTAACCGCACCCGCTTATCATCATT tgcGAGGACCACAGTACACAATAAGCACGTCTCCAGACCGGAAGACGCCTTACATCGAGGTTCGCAATTCCACCTACCACGGTTTCGGGCCGCGGGAGGAAGCCAGAGCGATGTGCTCCGTCAAAACCCACGAGGTCAATGCCACCGCCAATGCTACCATCACCAGGCGATTGCACGGAGTAGTCACGTCTA GGGAGCTCCACAGCGCCATCCAGCGGCTAGAAGTGATCATCTTTGGGCAGATGCAGCAGTTATGGCAGAGCCTGGACGCGCTCCGAACTCATTTGACGAACGATATGAGAACCTCATTCCCCGACAGACGGACAGTCTCATTTCGATACAAGCCTGGCATGACATAG